The following proteins come from a genomic window of Phacochoerus africanus isolate WHEZ1 chromosome 9, ROS_Pafr_v1, whole genome shotgun sequence:
- the GON7 gene encoding EKC/KEOPS complex subunit GON7, with protein sequence MELLGEYVGQDGQRQRLRVPCEAPGNADHFQGLLSGVARMKELVAELFGSPVQGEAQDRVAAAAPEEALDGDDEDDAEDENNIDNRTNSDGPTAKRPKPPS encoded by the exons ATGGAGCTGTTGGGAGAGTACGTCGGGCAGGACGGGCAGCGGCAGCGGCTACGAGTGCCCTGTGAGGCGCCAGGCAATGCCGACCATTTCCAGGGCTTGCTGTCGGGCGTGGCTCGGATGAAGGAGCTGGTGGCCGAGCTCTTCGGTTCCCCGGTACAGGGGGAAGCGCAGGACCgggtggcggcggcggctccaGAAGAGGCCTTGGACG gtgatgatgaagatgatgcaGAAGATGAAAATAACATTGATAACAGAACTAACTCAGATGGACCAACTGCAAAACGGCCAAAACCACCATCTTAA